A stretch of the Streptomyces sp. NBC_00078 genome encodes the following:
- a CDS encoding DUF397 domain-containing protein, translating into MSSTSAGDAADLAWFKSSYSSSSEGDSCIEIASTPATVHVRDSKFIAGPRLALAPGAWARFVTYASEG; encoded by the coding sequence ATGAGCAGCACCTCGGCCGGAGACGCCGCCGACCTGGCGTGGTTCAAGAGCAGCTACAGCAGCAGCAGCGAAGGCGACTCCTGTATCGAGATCGCCAGCACCCCCGCCACGGTCCACGTCCGCGACTCCAAGTTCATCGCGGGTCCCCGTCTCGCGCTCGCGCCTGGCGCTTGGGCGCGCTTCGTGACGTACGCGTCGGAAGGCTGA
- a CDS encoding type IIL restriction-modification enzyme MmeI, with amino-acid sequence MPTAAPAARKFPPKGSVPTPAEQHEDWLRLLRPDGPFISLPVLVGAFPQGLDTIPDDVRAQSRQAWAEVQEDPELLRSSWERFVLTKLLDWRAPGLREGAAIPDSLRAGANTPDAVLLGPGQSGLAPRALFFRTEDWGGPLNRPNGDRPGHADRAAELCRARNVPLALLTNGREWALVHARPKEATTVAVFDADLWSEEPILARAFTSLLTARRVARPPVDAEGKPSESTAGLFERTAKDRSEVTDTLGRQVREAVSLLVAELSRLDREAGGQLLDGVPAKDVYEGALTVMMRLVFLLYAEEQRLLPSGDELYDASYAVGPLHEELATAQSLHGDELGDRVEATWPRLLAVFAAIHGGCTHDRLWIPAYGGSLFDPSRYPWLVPARVTDRVVYEILDALLTLRARKGFKGRERLSYKGLDVEQIGHVYEGLLEYGCKWADEPYVGVSFGRDKKYEAVLPLARLEEWSAAGTLADEVAAASGTKATTVTGAQAKSGTVTVELETACGSDAALVERAAAFTGLYGLDLRDEPKVWPAGSVVVVRSGNRRDTGTHYTPKALAEEVVEHTLAPLCYAPGPAEGAAPGVWQAKSADELLKLRILDPAMGSGAFLVSACRYLSDRVVEAWLREPELPPEIARDVDRDDHEQLHQIARRLVADRCLYGVDRDPMAVELAKLSLWLVTLAKGRPFSFLDHALRSGDSLVGVIDVRQVKQFHLEWQDRQLSPEVARALDVTETLLSEAAELRRKIESTAVNDIRTVRDKADLLAQAESRTNRLRLAADAVVGAALAAEGLSDEEASDISGEENVGGARGAARFHDAKEDAKSRAYRNRLESVAGLVATALEEGAGAEEAAVRARGIVDGWLKGPRAEAVRPLHWPLEFPEVMGVGGAAGFDVVVGNPPFVGGLMISGPLGQDYREYLVNRIGGGQRGIADLCAYFLLRNLTLTSASRTGIIATKTIAQGPTREVGLEQAMAKEWIVNRAIKSQPWPGTAHVQVALVWLARSIGAGEAIFLDDEPVESITALLTPRSQVAGMPHPLAANEARAFQGSNLLGQGFILEPEQARALINEDPRNKEVLFPYFNGDDLNQRTGAPARRWAINFRDWHQDEAAKYPEVYAIVERDVKPERAKNKDQRRREIWWRFTRPTIELYSAVEHLDQVIAVGQTSSTQLPTLLPRDSVFDQQLVVFPTSSYAELAFRSSEFQFWWTVQYCSTRTADIVYTPTTCCAPLPLPELNNELDSLGMDLDALQKGTGLALTPLSQSIHSQEESAADIVALRDIRRRIDYAVLAAYAWDLDLEYGFHETRRGTRYTMSPGAQTKILDLLLQLNHARYKEELEKGLHTPEAKRRRAAARKAKAKARAAARSLQNSPGDFGDHRAFPEPDALF; translated from the coding sequence ATGCCGACCGCCGCCCCCGCCGCCAGGAAGTTCCCGCCGAAGGGCTCGGTCCCCACCCCCGCCGAGCAGCACGAGGACTGGCTGCGGCTGCTACGCCCGGACGGCCCGTTCATCTCGCTCCCGGTACTGGTGGGCGCCTTCCCGCAGGGCCTGGACACCATCCCCGACGACGTCCGGGCGCAGTCGCGGCAGGCCTGGGCGGAGGTTCAGGAGGACCCGGAACTGCTGCGGTCCTCCTGGGAGCGGTTCGTTCTGACCAAGCTGCTCGACTGGCGTGCCCCCGGCCTCCGCGAGGGCGCCGCGATCCCCGATTCACTGCGCGCCGGCGCGAACACCCCTGACGCGGTCCTGCTCGGCCCCGGCCAGTCGGGCCTCGCCCCACGCGCCCTGTTCTTCCGTACGGAAGACTGGGGCGGCCCCCTCAACCGCCCGAACGGGGACCGGCCCGGCCACGCCGACCGGGCCGCCGAACTGTGCCGGGCCCGGAACGTACCGCTGGCGCTGCTCACCAACGGCCGCGAGTGGGCGCTGGTCCACGCCCGTCCGAAGGAAGCGACGACCGTCGCCGTCTTCGACGCGGACCTGTGGTCCGAGGAACCGATCCTGGCCCGCGCCTTCACCAGCCTGCTCACCGCCCGCCGGGTGGCGCGCCCACCGGTGGACGCCGAGGGCAAGCCGTCCGAGTCGACGGCGGGCCTGTTCGAGCGCACCGCCAAGGACCGCTCCGAGGTCACCGACACGCTCGGCCGCCAGGTCCGCGAGGCGGTCTCCCTGCTGGTGGCGGAGCTGTCCCGGCTCGACCGGGAAGCGGGCGGACAGCTCTTGGACGGCGTCCCCGCGAAGGACGTGTACGAGGGCGCGCTCACCGTCATGATGCGCCTGGTCTTCCTCCTCTACGCCGAGGAACAGCGGCTGCTGCCGTCCGGGGACGAGCTGTACGACGCCTCGTACGCCGTCGGCCCGCTCCACGAGGAACTGGCTACCGCCCAGAGCCTGCACGGTGACGAACTCGGCGACCGTGTGGAGGCCACCTGGCCGCGTCTGCTCGCCGTGTTCGCCGCCATCCACGGCGGCTGCACGCACGACCGCCTGTGGATCCCCGCGTATGGCGGCTCGCTCTTCGACCCGTCGCGCTACCCCTGGCTGGTGCCGGCCAGGGTCACCGACCGGGTGGTGTACGAGATCCTCGACGCCCTCCTCACCCTGCGCGCCCGCAAGGGCTTCAAGGGCAGGGAGCGCCTCTCCTACAAGGGCCTGGACGTCGAGCAGATCGGCCACGTCTACGAGGGTCTGCTGGAGTACGGCTGCAAGTGGGCGGACGAGCCCTACGTGGGCGTCTCCTTCGGGCGGGACAAGAAGTACGAGGCGGTGCTGCCGCTGGCCCGCCTGGAGGAGTGGTCGGCGGCCGGGACCCTCGCGGACGAGGTGGCCGCCGCCTCCGGTACGAAGGCGACGACGGTGACGGGCGCGCAGGCCAAGTCGGGCACGGTCACCGTCGAGCTGGAGACGGCATGCGGCAGTGACGCGGCGCTGGTGGAGCGGGCGGCGGCCTTCACCGGCCTCTACGGGCTCGACCTGCGGGACGAGCCGAAGGTGTGGCCGGCCGGTTCGGTCGTGGTCGTCCGCTCCGGCAACCGCCGCGACACGGGCACCCACTACACGCCGAAGGCGCTGGCGGAGGAGGTCGTCGAGCACACGCTCGCGCCGCTCTGCTATGCGCCGGGTCCGGCCGAGGGTGCGGCACCGGGTGTCTGGCAGGCCAAGTCGGCGGACGAGCTCCTGAAGCTGCGGATCCTGGACCCGGCGATGGGTTCGGGCGCGTTCCTGGTCTCCGCCTGCCGGTACCTCTCCGACCGGGTGGTCGAGGCATGGCTCCGGGAGCCGGAACTCCCCCCGGAGATCGCCCGGGACGTGGACCGCGACGACCACGAGCAGCTGCACCAGATCGCCCGGCGGCTGGTCGCGGACCGGTGCCTGTACGGCGTCGACCGCGACCCCATGGCGGTGGAACTGGCCAAGCTGTCGCTGTGGCTGGTGACACTGGCGAAAGGTCGGCCGTTCTCGTTCCTGGACCATGCGCTGCGGTCGGGGGACTCGCTGGTCGGGGTCATCGACGTCCGGCAGGTCAAGCAGTTCCATCTGGAGTGGCAGGACCGGCAGTTGAGCCCGGAGGTCGCGCGGGCGCTCGACGTCACGGAGACGTTGCTGTCGGAGGCGGCGGAGCTTCGACGCAAGATCGAGTCGACGGCCGTCAACGACATCCGGACGGTACGCGACAAGGCGGACCTGCTCGCGCAGGCGGAGTCCCGGACTAACCGGCTGCGGCTGGCGGCCGACGCGGTGGTGGGCGCGGCCCTGGCCGCCGAGGGGCTCTCCGACGAGGAGGCCTCCGACATCTCCGGCGAGGAGAACGTGGGCGGGGCCCGGGGCGCGGCCCGCTTCCACGACGCCAAGGAGGATGCGAAGTCCCGGGCGTACCGGAACCGGCTGGAGTCGGTGGCGGGGCTGGTGGCTACCGCGTTGGAGGAAGGCGCCGGGGCCGAGGAGGCGGCGGTTCGGGCTCGGGGGATTGTGGATGGGTGGCTGAAGGGGCCTCGGGCGGAGGCGGTGCGGCCGTTGCATTGGCCGCTGGAGTTTCCGGAGGTTATGGGGGTGGGGGGCGCGGCTGGGTTTGATGTGGTGGTGGGGAATCCGCCGTTTGTTGGGGGCCTGATGATCTCGGGACCCCTTGGCCAGGATTATCGCGAGTACCTGGTCAACCGGATTGGCGGCGGACAGCGCGGCATCGCAGACCTCTGCGCCTACTTCCTTCTGCGAAACCTAACCCTCACCTCGGCAAGCCGCACCGGGATCATCGCTACGAAGACCATTGCCCAAGGGCCAACCCGGGAGGTGGGACTCGAACAGGCAATGGCGAAGGAGTGGATCGTTAACCGAGCGATCAAATCCCAGCCATGGCCGGGTACGGCCCACGTACAAGTCGCTCTTGTCTGGCTGGCTCGGAGCATCGGTGCAGGTGAAGCTATCTTCCTGGACGACGAGCCTGTCGAGAGCATCACAGCTCTGCTAACGCCTCGCTCGCAAGTCGCTGGCATGCCTCATCCGTTGGCCGCAAATGAGGCAAGAGCCTTCCAGGGGTCAAATCTTCTGGGGCAGGGATTCATCCTCGAACCTGAGCAAGCTCGGGCCCTCATCAACGAGGACCCCAGGAACAAGGAAGTCCTGTTCCCTTACTTCAACGGTGACGACCTCAACCAGCGAACCGGCGCACCTGCACGCCGCTGGGCCATCAACTTCCGTGACTGGCACCAAGACGAGGCTGCAAAGTACCCAGAGGTCTACGCAATCGTGGAACGAGACGTTAAGCCTGAGCGGGCAAAGAACAAGGACCAGCGGCGCAGGGAAATTTGGTGGCGTTTCACACGGCCGACCATCGAGCTGTACAGCGCGGTTGAGCACCTGGATCAAGTGATCGCCGTGGGGCAGACAAGTAGTACCCAACTGCCTACGCTGCTGCCCAGAGATTCAGTCTTCGACCAACAGTTGGTCGTCTTCCCTACGAGCAGCTATGCAGAACTCGCCTTTCGCAGCAGCGAATTCCAGTTCTGGTGGACCGTTCAGTACTGCTCGACCAGAACCGCAGATATCGTGTATACACCGACCACTTGCTGTGCCCCGCTGCCCCTTCCAGAACTCAACAACGAGCTAGACAGTCTCGGCATGGATCTGGACGCCCTCCAGAAGGGAACAGGCCTCGCCCTCACGCCGTTGTCACAGAGTATCCACTCGCAGGAGGAGTCAGCGGCCGACATCGTTGCACTCCGAGATATTCGCCGAAGGATCGACTACGCCGTCCTGGCTGCCTATGCCTGGGACCTCGACCTTGAGTACGGCTTCCACGAAACCCGACGTGGAACCCGCTACACCATGTCGCCGGGCGCTCAGACGAAGATCCTAGACCTGCTTCTTCAGCTGAATCACGCCCGATACAAGGAAGAGCTGGAAAAGGGACTACACACTCCGGAGGCCAAGCGCCGCCGCGCTGCCGCCCGTAAAGCCAAGGCGAAGGCACGAGCCGCTGCACGCTCCCTCCAAAACTCCCCGGGGGACTTCGGCGACCACAGGGCGTTCCCCGAGCCGGACGCGCTGTTTTGA
- the drmD gene encoding DISARM system SNF2-like helicase DrmD, whose amino-acid sequence MPVQAGGTSQMVMQSVIPDTSSGSVPAPGQRVTVRNRPWVVTDVLRSTAASDDPARAAEAATSHLITLSSLESDGRDEELRVVWELEQATDVHDQYELPSPHNGFDEPGRLDAFLDAVRWGAIASADKTALQAPFRSGVEIQDYQLDPVVRALSMPRTNLLIADDVGLGKTVEAGLVMQELMLRHRARSMLIVCPAGLTLQWRDEMRDKFGLDFRIVDTKMLRELRRAAGPYANPWQHHPRLIVSIDWLKRERPLRMLREVLPQVPDYPRAFDLLVVDEVHTCAPSGTGKYAVDSQRTLAVKLLAPHCEHRLFLSATPHNGFLNSFTALLEMLDPHRFAVGIKPTDEQLKRVMVRRMKSELPPLWNGKSRFPRRVPHALEIDYSDSTREAYTKLTEYARSRRSGHSEGKAGRTAADFVTTLLKKRFLSSPKAFAETVNTHLGTMTARRAPADQEEPTISVRVLRPLIEGVDEAEEADEQEQAEAAQRALTAARHAMRPLTDREHTLLREMDAWAVEAGRRPDAKFERFREWLDEIVCPAGPKGDWEEQRVIVFTEYRDTQRWLYGQLLAAGYPADRIAQLHGGQDRDDRERVKQEFQESPDLSPVRILLGTDAASEGINLQAHCHRVLHWEIPWNPNRLEQRNGRVDRHGQKADQVDVFHFVPEGWQGFDPTHDFQTDSGYEDGALEDELHFLAVAARKTERIREDLGSAGEVIAAQVEQKMLGRRSSWTTADAEITKRSGKAVLKVERDLARDLERLVDALAGSRQELHLTPETVERVVRTGLLLAHRKNLIEVPDPRPGHNARCFRLPELPGAWARARNDGLRHPLTHKERLVVFDELEARDRTDVVHLHLGHRLVQMCLRLLRAELWSADVSAKLSRVTARVVPDGLLRQPALVAHGRVVITGSGGTRLHEEVIAAGGLIEGGKLSVAKKDEVEAWLAAATEELPAEGVRDELAGLWPQLEKRLGAALNTQANRRFRSLETLLAKRCEEEVEGMRAVLEDLRRSIRDRLDNTEYWKQDSLFEVEDERRQLHADHEALEERWKRLPEVMETETAALRRRWADPSPRWFPVAVTFLVPRSLSPLAATARQENR is encoded by the coding sequence ATGCCCGTGCAAGCTGGGGGGACGAGCCAGATGGTCATGCAGTCGGTGATTCCGGACACGTCGAGCGGGTCTGTTCCGGCACCCGGTCAGCGTGTAACCGTACGCAACCGCCCCTGGGTAGTCACCGACGTCCTCCGCTCCACCGCCGCAAGCGACGACCCGGCACGCGCCGCGGAAGCCGCCACCAGCCACCTGATCACCCTGTCTTCGCTGGAGAGCGACGGCCGGGACGAAGAGCTTCGGGTGGTCTGGGAACTGGAACAGGCGACGGACGTCCACGACCAGTACGAGCTACCCTCTCCGCACAACGGTTTCGACGAGCCGGGGCGGCTGGACGCCTTCCTGGACGCCGTCCGCTGGGGCGCCATCGCCTCCGCGGACAAAACGGCCCTCCAGGCACCGTTCCGTTCCGGTGTCGAGATCCAGGACTACCAGCTGGACCCCGTGGTCCGCGCCCTCTCCATGCCTCGTACGAACCTGCTGATCGCCGACGACGTGGGTCTGGGCAAGACCGTCGAGGCCGGTCTGGTGATGCAGGAGCTGATGCTGCGGCACCGTGCCCGTTCCATGCTGATCGTCTGCCCTGCCGGGCTGACCCTCCAGTGGCGGGACGAGATGCGGGACAAGTTCGGTCTGGACTTCCGGATCGTCGACACGAAGATGCTGCGCGAGCTGCGCCGGGCGGCGGGTCCGTACGCCAACCCGTGGCAGCACCATCCCCGGCTGATCGTCTCGATCGACTGGCTGAAGCGGGAGCGTCCGCTGCGGATGCTGCGCGAGGTGCTGCCCCAGGTGCCGGACTATCCGCGCGCCTTCGACCTGCTGGTCGTGGACGAGGTGCACACCTGCGCCCCGTCGGGGACGGGCAAGTACGCGGTGGACTCGCAGCGGACCCTGGCGGTGAAGCTGCTGGCTCCGCACTGCGAGCACCGGCTGTTCCTCTCCGCGACCCCGCACAACGGCTTCCTCAACTCGTTCACGGCTCTCTTGGAGATGCTGGACCCGCACCGGTTCGCCGTCGGCATCAAGCCGACCGACGAGCAGCTCAAGCGGGTGATGGTGCGCCGCATGAAGTCGGAGCTGCCCCCGTTGTGGAACGGCAAGTCCCGGTTCCCCCGCCGTGTGCCGCACGCCCTGGAGATCGACTACAGCGACTCGACCCGGGAGGCGTACACGAAGCTGACGGAGTACGCCCGCTCCAGGCGCTCCGGCCACAGCGAGGGGAAGGCGGGCCGGACGGCGGCCGACTTCGTGACGACGCTGCTGAAGAAGCGGTTCCTGTCCTCGCCCAAGGCGTTCGCGGAGACCGTCAACACCCACCTGGGCACGATGACGGCCCGGCGGGCCCCCGCGGATCAGGAGGAGCCCACGATCAGCGTCCGCGTGCTGCGCCCGCTGATCGAAGGGGTCGACGAAGCCGAGGAGGCGGACGAGCAGGAGCAGGCTGAGGCGGCACAGCGCGCCCTCACGGCTGCCCGTCACGCGATGCGTCCGCTTACCGACCGCGAGCACACGCTCCTCAGGGAGATGGACGCCTGGGCGGTCGAGGCCGGCAGGCGGCCGGACGCCAAGTTCGAGCGCTTCCGGGAGTGGCTGGACGAGATCGTCTGCCCCGCCGGGCCGAAGGGCGACTGGGAGGAGCAGCGGGTCATCGTCTTCACCGAGTACCGCGACACCCAGCGCTGGCTGTACGGACAGCTGCTGGCGGCCGGGTATCCGGCGGACCGGATCGCGCAGCTGCACGGCGGCCAGGACCGCGACGACCGCGAGCGCGTGAAGCAGGAGTTCCAGGAGAGCCCCGACCTGTCGCCCGTCCGGATCCTGCTGGGCACCGACGCGGCCAGCGAGGGCATCAACCTCCAGGCGCACTGCCACCGGGTGCTGCACTGGGAGATCCCGTGGAACCCGAACCGCCTGGAGCAGCGCAACGGCCGCGTGGACCGGCACGGGCAGAAGGCCGATCAGGTGGACGTGTTCCACTTCGTGCCCGAGGGCTGGCAGGGCTTCGACCCGACGCACGACTTCCAGACCGACTCGGGTTATGAGGACGGCGCCCTGGAGGACGAGTTGCACTTCCTCGCCGTGGCCGCCCGCAAGACCGAGCGGATCCGCGAGGACCTGGGCAGCGCGGGCGAGGTGATCGCCGCGCAGGTGGAGCAGAAGATGCTGGGCCGCCGCTCCAGCTGGACCACCGCCGACGCCGAGATCACCAAGCGGTCCGGGAAGGCCGTGCTGAAGGTCGAACGGGATCTGGCGCGGGACCTGGAACGGCTGGTGGACGCGCTGGCAGGCAGCCGTCAGGAGCTGCACCTGACCCCGGAGACGGTCGAGCGGGTCGTCCGCACGGGCCTGCTGCTGGCCCACCGCAAGAACCTCATCGAGGTCCCCGACCCCCGGCCCGGCCACAACGCCCGCTGCTTCCGCCTGCCGGAGCTGCCCGGGGCCTGGGCCCGCGCCCGGAACGACGGGCTGCGGCACCCGCTCACCCACAAGGAGCGCCTGGTCGTCTTCGACGAGCTCGAGGCGCGTGACCGTACGGACGTGGTGCACCTGCACCTGGGCCACCGGCTGGTGCAGATGTGTCTGCGGCTGCTGCGCGCGGAGCTCTGGTCGGCCGACGTGTCGGCCAAGTTGTCCCGCGTGACGGCGCGCGTGGTGCCGGACGGGCTGCTGCGGCAGCCGGCCCTCGTGGCGCACGGCCGGGTGGTCATTACCGGCAGCGGCGGCACCCGCCTGCATGAGGAGGTCATCGCGGCGGGGGGACTGATCGAGGGCGGCAAGCTCTCGGTGGCGAAGAAGGACGAGGTCGAGGCGTGGCTGGCGGCCGCGACGGAGGAACTGCCCGCGGAAGGTGTTCGGGACGAACTGGCAGGCCTGTGGCCGCAGTTGGAGAAGCGTCTGGGCGCCGCGCTGAACACGCAGGCCAACCGGCGCTTCCGCTCCCTCGAAACGCTGCTCGCCAAGCGGTGTGAGGAGGAGGTCGAGGGCATGCGGGCGGTCCTGGAGGACCTCAGGCGTTCGATCCGGGACCGCCTCGACAACACCGAGTACTGGAAGCAGGACTCGCTGTTCGAGGTCGAGGACGAACGGCGTCAGTTGCACGCCGACCATGAGGCGCTGGAAGAGCGCTGGAAACGGCTGCCGGAGGTGATGGAGACGGAGACGGCCGCGCTGCGCCGCCGCTGGGCCGATCCGTCGCCCCGCTGGTTCCCGGTCGCCGTGACCTTCCTCGTCCCCCGTTCCCTCTCGCCCCTCGCCGCCACCGCCCGCCAGGAGAACCGCTGA
- the metG gene encoding methionine--tRNA ligase, which yields MARHLITSALPYINGIKHLGNMVGSMLPADVYSRYLRQRGHDVLYICATDEHGTPAELAAKERGLPVDEFCAQAHDAQKAVYDGFALAFDYFGRSSSPQNVEITQHFARRLNENGFIEERAIRQVYSPTDGRFLPDRYVEGTCPHCGYDKARGDQCENCTRVLDPTDLINPRSAISGSTDLEVRETKHLFLLQSKLQHEVEEWVSRHEADWPQLASSIARKWLTEGLHDRAITRDLDWGVPVPQDTWPELAAEGKVFYVWFDAPIEYIGATKEWSDLDPANRDWKSWWYDVDTDVRYTEFMAKDNVPFHTVMFPATELGVREPWKKVDFVKAFNWLTYYGGKFSTSQKRGVFTDHALEILPADYWRYFLIANAPESDDSSFTWEHFTATVNKDLADTLGNFVNRVLSFSKKRFGEDVPAGGEPGEAETKLGEQIAELLAEYESQLEALQFRKAAAALRALWSAGNSYLEEKAPWLEIKTDKDGAALTLRTAMNLIHLYAVVSEPFIPTTSAAMRQAFALPDDTATWITPAEARSLTSVPAGTPFTVPPVLFAKLTDADLETYKERFGGEPA from the coding sequence ATGGCTCGACACCTCATCACCAGCGCCCTTCCGTACATCAACGGAATCAAGCACCTGGGCAACATGGTGGGGTCCATGCTCCCGGCGGACGTGTACTCCCGCTACCTCCGCCAGCGCGGCCACGACGTCCTGTACATCTGCGCGACGGACGAGCACGGCACCCCGGCCGAGCTGGCGGCGAAGGAGCGGGGTCTTCCCGTGGACGAGTTCTGCGCGCAGGCGCACGACGCCCAGAAGGCGGTCTACGACGGCTTCGCGCTGGCCTTCGACTACTTCGGCCGGAGTTCCAGCCCCCAGAACGTGGAGATCACCCAGCACTTCGCCCGCCGCCTCAACGAGAACGGCTTCATCGAGGAGCGGGCGATCCGCCAGGTGTACAGCCCCACCGACGGCCGCTTCCTCCCGGACCGCTACGTCGAGGGCACCTGCCCGCACTGCGGCTACGACAAGGCCCGCGGCGACCAGTGCGAGAACTGCACCCGGGTCCTGGACCCCACCGACCTGATCAACCCGCGCTCGGCGATCTCCGGCTCCACCGACCTGGAGGTCCGCGAGACCAAGCACCTCTTCCTCCTCCAGTCGAAGCTCCAGCACGAGGTCGAGGAGTGGGTGTCCCGCCACGAGGCGGACTGGCCGCAACTGGCGTCCTCCATCGCCCGCAAGTGGCTGACCGAGGGCCTGCACGACCGCGCGATCACCCGTGACCTGGACTGGGGCGTCCCGGTGCCGCAGGACACCTGGCCTGAGCTGGCGGCCGAGGGCAAGGTCTTCTACGTCTGGTTCGACGCCCCGATCGAGTACATCGGCGCGACGAAGGAGTGGTCGGACCTCGACCCGGCGAACCGCGACTGGAAGTCGTGGTGGTACGACGTCGACACCGACGTCCGCTACACGGAGTTCATGGCCAAGGACAACGTCCCCTTCCACACGGTGATGTTCCCGGCCACCGAGCTGGGCGTGCGCGAGCCGTGGAAGAAGGTCGACTTCGTCAAGGCCTTCAACTGGCTGACGTACTACGGCGGAAAGTTCTCCACGTCCCAGAAGCGGGGCGTCTTCACCGACCACGCCCTGGAGATCCTCCCCGCCGACTACTGGCGCTACTTCCTGATCGCCAACGCTCCCGAGTCGGACGACTCGTCCTTCACCTGGGAGCACTTCACGGCGACGGTGAACAAGGACCTGGCCGACACCCTCGGCAACTTCGTCAACCGCGTCCTGTCCTTCTCCAAGAAGCGCTTCGGTGAGGACGTCCCCGCGGGCGGCGAGCCGGGCGAGGCGGAGACGAAGCTGGGCGAGCAGATCGCCGAGCTCCTCGCCGAGTACGAGTCCCAGCTGGAGGCGCTCCAGTTCCGCAAGGCGGCCGCGGCCCTGCGTGCCCTGTGGTCCGCGGGCAACTCCTACCTGGAGGAGAAGGCCCCCTGGCTGGAGATCAAGACGGACAAGGACGGCGCGGCCCTGACGCTGCGCACGGCGATGAACCTGATCCACCTCTACGCGGTGGTCTCGGAGCCGTTCATCCCGACGACGTCGGCCGCCATGCGCCAGGCGTTCGCCCTGCCTGACGACACCGCGACCTGGATCACGCCCGCCGAGGCCCGGTCCCTCACCTCCGTCCCCGCCGGCACCCCCTTCACGGTCCCGCCGGTCCTGTTCGCCAAGCTGACGGACGCGGACCTGGAGACCTACAAGGAGCGCTTCGGCGGCGAGCCCGCGTAG
- a CDS encoding VWA domain-containing protein — protein sequence MGILTLLRNAFGRSRSGRATEAEGAELTPSQSPEPTVPSPSPEPQPAPSAQVPEPRSSTTESAASTESPESTESTEDEHELVSAAFDKLTVPKPATPVDPVTAEPTVAEEPTPVTEVAPEPVAVTEPTAEEPEAAATVAEESAPEPTPEPTPETEPVAEVASEPAAQEPVAEAEVEPDPEPAAQEPVAEAEVEPVAEVASEPAAQEPVAEAEVEPDPEPVVAEPEPVAAEAPEPAAEPDPVAESAPEPVVEAEPEPVAQVEPDAEPEPVPEVTPEPQPQPVPEATPEPQPEPVAASADDTVSAPEPAATPVDEPAAADGEDAPQGPLAVDDESGTGGAGGSSNPAEGGAPTPVPATLRTAYTAAEAALKATGLTGTAAKVYLVLDRSASMRPYYKDGSAQALAEQTVALAAHLDPQGPENTTVHVTFFSTEVDGTGELTLTDHENKIDDLHAGLGRMGRTSYHAAVEDVLTHHAKEAPGTRALVVFQTDGAPDAKTPATQALTDAAKNHPAVFFSFVAFGDPENKAFDYLRKLKLDNTSHFLAGATPRELTDTEVYEGILANWRP from the coding sequence ATGGGCATTCTCACTCTCCTGCGGAATGCATTCGGCAGGTCACGCAGCGGGCGTGCCACCGAAGCAGAGGGTGCGGAGCTCACCCCTTCGCAGTCTCCGGAACCGACGGTCCCCTCACCGTCACCCGAACCGCAGCCGGCGCCATCCGCCCAGGTCCCGGAGCCGCGCTCGTCGACGACGGAGTCCGCCGCGTCCACGGAATCCCCGGAGTCCACGGAGTCCACGGAGGACGAGCACGAGCTGGTCTCGGCGGCATTCGACAAGTTGACTGTTCCGAAGCCGGCGACGCCGGTGGACCCGGTGACGGCTGAGCCGACGGTGGCGGAAGAGCCGACGCCGGTGACCGAGGTCGCCCCCGAGCCGGTGGCGGTGACCGAGCCGACGGCTGAGGAGCCGGAGGCGGCGGCCACGGTCGCGGAAGAGTCGGCGCCGGAGCCGACGCCGGAGCCCACCCCTGAGACCGAGCCGGTCGCGGAGGTGGCTTCCGAGCCGGCGGCGCAGGAGCCGGTCGCGGAGGCGGAGGTCGAGCCGGACCCCGAGCCGGCGGCGCAGGAGCCGGTCGCGGAGGCCGAGGTCGAGCCGGTCGCGGAAGTGGCTTCCGAGCCGGCGGCGCAGGAGCCGGTCGCGGAGGCGGAGGTCGAGCCGGACCCCGAGCCGGTCGTGGCAGAGCCCGAGCCGGTAGCCGCCGAGGCGCCGGAGCCCGCGGCAGAACCGGACCCGGTGGCGGAGTCCGCCCCCGAGCCCGTGGTGGAAGCAGAGCCCGAGCCGGTCGCCCAGGTCGAGCCGGACGCAGAGCCCGAGCCTGTCCCCGAGGTGACACCCGAACCGCAGCCCCAGCCTGTCCCCGAGGCGACGCCCGAACCGCAGCCCGAGCCGGTGGCCGCGTCGGCGGACGACACGGTTTCCGCTCCGGAGCCCGCAGCCACCCCCGTGGACGAGCCCGCGGCCGCCGACGGCGAGGACGCTCCACAGGGGCCACTCGCAGTCGACGACGAAAGTGGTACGGGTGGTGCGGGTGGGAGCAGCAACCCAGCCGAAGGCGGGGCGCCCACGCCCGTCCCGGCAACCCTCCGCACGGCGTACACCGCGGCCGAAGCCGCCCTCAAGGCCACCGGCCTCACCGGCACCGCCGCCAAGGTCTACCTCGTCCTCGACCGCTCCGCGAGCATGCGCCCGTACTACAAGGACGGCTCCGCACAGGCCCTCGCCGAGCAGACGGTCGCCCTCGCCGCCCACCTCGACCCCCAGGGCCCCGAGAACACCACGGTCCACGTCACGTTCTTCTCCACGGAAGTGGACGGCACCGGCGAACTCACCCTCACCGACCACGAGAACAAGATCGACGACCTGCACGCAGGGCTCGGCCGCATGGGCCGTACCAGCTACCACGCGGCCGTGGAGGACGTACTCACGCACCACGCCAAGGAAGCCCCCGGCACCCGTGCCCTGGTGGTCTTCCAGACGGACGGCGCCCCCGACGCCAAGACCCCCGCCACCCAGGCCCTCACGGACGCGGCGAAGAACCACCCCGCCGTCTTCTTCTCCTTCGTCGCCTTCGGAGACCCGGAGAACAAGGCCTTCGACTACCTCCGCAAGCTGAAGCTGGACAACACGTCCCACTTCCTCGCCGGCGCGACCCCGCGCGAGCTCACGGACACGGAGGTCTACGAGGGCATTCTGGCGAACTGGCGCCCGTAA